In one Cronobacter dublinensis subsp. dublinensis LMG 23823 genomic region, the following are encoded:
- the ytfE gene encoding iron-sulfur cluster repair protein YtfE, with protein MAFRDQPLGELALTIPRASALFRKYNLDFCCGGKQTLLRAATRQDLNLEMIENELATLAEAPLEKDWKAAPLEEIIDHIIARYHDRHREQLPELILQATKVERVHADKPGVPKGLAKYLTMLHEELTSHMMKEERVLFPMIKQGMGSQAMGPISVMESEHDEAGELLEVIKHATNNVTPPPEACTTWRAMYNGINELIDDLMNHISLENNNLFPRALAGEK; from the coding sequence ATGGCCTTCCGTGACCAACCCCTTGGCGAACTGGCGTTAACCATCCCCCGCGCCTCCGCGCTGTTCCGTAAATACAACCTCGATTTCTGCTGCGGCGGCAAACAAACCCTGCTGCGCGCGGCAACGCGTCAGGATCTCAATCTGGAGATGATTGAAAACGAGCTCGCGACCCTTGCCGAAGCGCCGCTGGAGAAGGACTGGAAAGCCGCGCCGCTTGAGGAAATCATCGATCACATCATCGCGCGCTATCACGACCGCCACCGTGAGCAGCTGCCGGAGCTGATTTTGCAGGCCACCAAAGTAGAGCGCGTCCACGCCGATAAACCGGGCGTGCCAAAAGGGCTCGCCAAATACCTGACGATGCTCCACGAAGAGCTGACCAGCCATATGATGAAAGAAGAGCGCGTGCTGTTCCCGATGATTAAACAGGGAATGGGCAGCCAGGCGATGGGGCCGATTAGCGTGATGGAGAGCGAGCACGACGAGGCGGGCGAACTGCTGGAAGTAATTAAACACGCCACCAATAACGTGACGCCGCCGCCGGAGGCCTGCACCACGTGGCGCGCGATGTACAACGGCATTAACGAGCTTATCGACGATCTAATGAATCACATCAGTCTGGAAAATAATAATTTATTCCCGCGTGCCCTCGCTGGCGAAAAATAA
- a CDS encoding methyl-accepting chemotaxis protein, protein MFKRIKVITLLITVLIVLGAMQLIAAGIFISALNNDKDNFNVSQLSSQNVAEFTDAWISLNQTRVTLNRGMLRLQSSMANQINGGQLTELVNTANTQLADAKSHYDKYFALPETPGMSEPLVDRLEEQYRIYSSTLAQMNKLLAEGKLEEMFKQNAEKKQNAMQVVYREWRAEQAKLTSQGVKDNESDYQRIMWILSAVMVLVLAVIVVSWVAMRRVLLLPLHDVMGHIRAIAAGDLTQPIDADGNNEMALLARNVHDMQQSLARTVSTVRDSTDTIFTGASEISAGSNDLSSRTEQQAASLEETAASMEELTATVKQNADNARQATQLARTASETALKGGEVVDGVVRTMDEIAASSNQIAQITNVIDGIAFQTNILALNAAVEAARAGEQGRGFAVVAGEVRTLASRSAQAAKEIKALIENSGNRVDAGSQLVREAGETMKEVVGAVTRVTDIMGEIASASDEQSRGIDQVGLAVSEMDKVTQQNAALVEESAAAAAALEDQAGKLNEAVAVFKLNRAQSRMASAAPKASSFNAPEPAVSLKAAPAGGSDNWETF, encoded by the coding sequence ATGTTTAAACGTATAAAAGTCATAACCCTTTTAATTACTGTTCTGATCGTTTTGGGTGCGATGCAGCTTATCGCAGCGGGCATCTTTATTAGCGCGCTCAATAACGACAAAGACAATTTTAACGTGTCGCAACTCTCCAGCCAGAACGTGGCGGAATTTACCGACGCGTGGATTAGCCTCAACCAGACGCGCGTCACGCTGAACCGCGGCATGCTGCGCCTGCAAAGCAGCATGGCGAACCAGATCAACGGCGGTCAGCTGACCGAACTGGTCAATACGGCCAATACGCAGCTGGCGGACGCGAAAAGTCATTACGATAAATATTTTGCGCTACCAGAAACGCCGGGCATGAGCGAACCGCTCGTTGACCGTCTGGAAGAGCAGTATCGCATCTATTCTTCGACGCTCGCGCAGATGAACAAGCTGCTGGCGGAAGGCAAGCTTGAAGAGATGTTCAAGCAGAACGCCGAGAAGAAGCAAAACGCGATGCAGGTGGTCTACCGCGAGTGGCGCGCCGAGCAGGCGAAGCTGACCAGCCAGGGCGTGAAGGATAACGAAAGCGACTACCAGCGCATTATGTGGATCCTCTCCGCCGTTATGGTGCTGGTGCTGGCTGTGATTGTGGTCAGCTGGGTGGCGATGCGCCGCGTGCTCCTGCTGCCGCTGCATGACGTCATGGGTCATATCCGCGCGATTGCCGCAGGCGATCTGACGCAGCCTATCGACGCCGACGGCAATAACGAAATGGCGCTGCTGGCGCGCAACGTACACGACATGCAGCAGTCGCTGGCTCGCACGGTCAGCACCGTGCGCGACAGCACCGACACCATCTTTACCGGCGCGAGCGAAATCTCTGCGGGCAGCAACGATCTCTCTTCGCGTACCGAGCAGCAGGCCGCGTCGCTGGAAGAAACCGCCGCCAGCATGGAAGAGCTCACCGCGACGGTGAAACAGAACGCCGATAACGCCCGTCAGGCGACCCAGCTGGCGCGTACCGCGTCGGAAACCGCGCTGAAAGGCGGTGAAGTGGTGGATGGCGTCGTGCGCACTATGGATGAAATCGCCGCCAGCTCTAATCAGATTGCCCAGATAACCAACGTCATTGACGGTATCGCGTTCCAGACCAACATCCTCGCGCTCAACGCGGCGGTGGAAGCGGCGCGCGCCGGTGAGCAGGGCCGTGGTTTTGCGGTCGTGGCGGGTGAAGTTCGCACGCTGGCAAGCCGCAGCGCCCAGGCGGCGAAAGAGATCAAAGCGCTTATCGAGAACTCCGGCAACCGCGTTGACGCGGGTTCGCAGCTGGTGCGTGAAGCGGGTGAAACCATGAAAGAAGTGGTCGGTGCGGTAACGCGCGTGACCGATATCATGGGCGAAATCGCCTCCGCGTCCGATGAGCAGAGCCGCGGCATCGACCAGGTTGGCCTTGCGGTCTCCGAGATGGATAAAGTGACGCAGCAGAACGCCGCGCTGGTGGAAGAATCCGCCGCCGCCGCCGCCGCCCTGGAAGATCAGGCGGGCAAACTGAACGAGGCGGTCGCGGTGTTTAAACTCAACCGCGCCCAGTCCCGCATGGCGAGCGCCGCGCCGAAGGCGTCATCCTTCAACGCGCCGGAGCCTGCGGTGAGCCTGAAAGCCGCCCCGGCTGGCGGCAGCGACAACTGGGAAACCTTCTGA